One region of Macadamia integrifolia cultivar HAES 741 chromosome 11, SCU_Mint_v3, whole genome shotgun sequence genomic DNA includes:
- the LOC122092840 gene encoding nucleobase-ascorbate transporter 1 — translation MADISHPPMDQLQDLEYCIDSNPPWLETILLAFQNYILMLGTTVMIPTFLVPLMGGNYGDKVRVIQTLLFVSGINTLMQTLFGTRLPAVVGGSPAYIIPIVYIINDSSLQRIPESHERFIQTMRAIQGALIVASSIQIILGYSQVWGLFSRFFSPLGMAPVVALVGLGLFERGFPAVGNCVEIGLPMLLAVIGLSQYLKHVRPVKDVPIFERFPILICTTIIWAYSHVLTAGGAYRNRPIKTQQNCRTDRAHLISSAPWFMFPYPLQWGPPTFDAGHTFAMMSAVLVSMVESTGAYKAASRLAIATPPPAYVLSRGIGWQGISVLLDGLFGTGTGSTVSVENVGLLGLTRVGSRRVVQISAGFMIFFSTLGKFGALFASIPFPIYAALYCVLFGLVASVGLSFLQFTNMNSMRNLFITGLSLFLGISVPQYFSDYWGSSLHGPVHTRAGWFNAFLNTIFSSPPTVGLIVAVFLDNTLEVEKSKKDRGMPFWVKFRTFRGDNRNEEFYNLPFNLNRFFPPT, via the exons TTGAAACTATCTTATTGGCATTTCAAAACTACATCCTCATGCTGGGCACTACTGTGATGATCCCTACGTTCCTTGTACCATTGATGGGTGGAAATTAT GGAGACAAGGTTCGGGTTATACAAACTCTGCTATTTGTATCTGGCATCAATACACTTATGCAAACTCTTTTTGGAACGAGGTTGCCGGCAGTGGTGGGTGGTTCTCCTGCATACATAATACCCATTGTTTACATCATTAATGACTCATCATTGCAGCGAATTCCTGAATCTCATGAA AGATTTATACAAACCATGCGAGCAATCCAAGGAGCACTTATTGTAGCATCAAGCATACAAATTATCCTAGGTTACAGCCAAGTTTGGGGGCTTTTCTCAAG GTTTTTTAGTCCTCTTGGAATGGCACCTGTGGTTGCATTGGTTGGCTTGGGGTTATTTGAGCGAGGATTTCCTGCG GTGGGAAATTGTGTTGAAATTGGGTTACCGATGCTATTGGCAGTTATTGGCTTGTCACAA TATCTGAAGCATGTTAGGCCAGTCAAGGATGTTCCCATATTCGAAAGGTTTCCCATTCTGATTTGTACTACAATCATTTGGGCATATTCCCATGTCTTGACTGCTGGTGGGGCCTATCGAAACAGGCCTATAAAAACACAACAAAATTGTCGCACTGACAGAGCTCATCTTATATCCTCTGCACCATG GTTCATGTTCCCCTATCCTCTGCAATGGGGCCCGCCAACTTTTGATGCGGGCCATACATTTGCTATGATGTCTGCAGTTCTAGTGTCGATGGTAGAG TCAACTGGTGCATATAAAGCAGCATCTCGGCTGGCAATTGCCACTCCACCTCCTGCCTATGTGTTGAGCCGAGGCATCGGTTGGCAG GGTATTAGTGTATTGCTCGATGGCCTTTTTGGTACAGGGACTGGTTCTACTGTATCAGT GGAGAACGTGGGGCTTCTTGGACTAACTCGTGTTGGGAGCCGAAGAGTTGTTCAGATTTCAGCTGGCTTTATGATATTCTTTTCAACCTTAG GAAAATTTGGAGCTCTTTTTGCATCTATACCCTTTCCAATATATGCAGCACTTTACTGTGTTCTCTTTGGCCTTGTGG CTTCAGTTGGATTATCATTCCTACAGTTCACAAACATGAACTCTATGAGAAATCTTTTCATCACTGGGCTTTCGCTTTTTCTTGGGATATCTGTCCCGCAGTATTTTAGCGACTACTGGGGATCTTCTCTTCATGGTCCTGTTCACACTCGTGCAGGATGG TTTAATGCATTCTTGAATACCATATTCTCATCACCACCAACAGTGGGGTTGATTGTTGCTGTGTTTCTTGACAACACATTGGAAGTGGAGAAGTCAAAGAAGGATAGAGGGATgcctttttgggtgaagttcAGAACATTTAGAGGTGATAACAGAAATGAGGAATTCTATAATTTGCCATTCAATCTCAACAGGTTCTTTCCTCCCACCTAG
- the LOC122093109 gene encoding small ubiquitin-related modifier 1-like translates to MNIVVLASCEFWLCLKFCVQMLISLRPGANSAWSFSLDGNEVFFRIKRSTQLRKLMNAYCDRQSVEINSIAFLFDGRRLRGEQTPDELEMEDGDEIDAMLHQTGGATATITG, encoded by the exons ATGAACATCGTTGTTCTTGCAAGCTGTGAGTTCTG GCTCTGTTTGAAATTTTGTGTTCAAATGCTTATTTCATTGAGGCCTGGAGCCAACAGTGCATGGTCCTTCTCATTG GATGGAAatgaagtgttctttaggatcAAGAGAAGCACTCAACTGCGGAAGCTCATGAATGCATACTGTGATCGCCAATCTGTGGAGATCAACTCAATTGCCTTCTTATTTGATGGCCGTCGTCTCCGAGGAGAGCAGACTCCTGATGAG CTGGAAATGGAAGATGGGGATGAGATTGATGCGATGCTGCACCAGACAGGCGGTGCAACCGCTACAATAACTGGTTAG
- the LOC122092677 gene encoding uncharacterized protein LOC122092677, giving the protein MGTNGNSQCFFPLTSLQIGDLQSYLSHLSLFLPPETRKFYILVDNRPWKNLDSRAAHLWQLMVTKSRLSPFANTKVRRKRKDFAKRLDLNSGPNSNASKVKKFERWFQLIEKATSSRKNALLPVKKLKNSLLSSHNLYQTLYGFIVFEVAWADVRGINYLNELQTDTSMALEAKFMKRWEFDSIKQAAASVSAWFSGTQSEQILLQEYFSSIIGEVFYDAQDSDFNDSGEDICTDGGLAEDECSSDLGGNFSVYPANADYRMNTYHTPPPPTGPYKRRKLTKCNSTGGEVGAFSEKTHCEIGSSPNHTGTSISASSSDSENAVEATQYRDVLILFKFDDPYLPFKLRPIIMFDLRLLTLLESGLPSWVIFLQSYPVFCHLYRSWMCPLARALYVLVSVITVLIGFYDLYKNVPLLKATVSSLCGPLVDWIDSWEMISRIKYLGTMLFLHHFEEAVKWFLMISRAIRSFLSVLTRPMAGPLVEILDFLLPIWNICLQVVSSFCSVFWVAMMSSCSLVGELLEILFFPLQLILSFTWGIGFSILYPIIWAIWEILYIPIRLVLLIGSFIFSVYSCTYAFMGDIWLFVSSIFQFASASEATVSAYEVSMWRSLWNDLFSQVFRAIRSIVNGLVAFFATCNRHRLSIYNHILELFRQLSCLSHRSRSRGSSHYGQKYGAHHSLDARNSHAKNSQKTKEKARSR; this is encoded by the exons ATGGGGACAAACGGAAACAGCCAATGTTTCTTTCCTCTAAcaagtttacaaattgg GGACTTACAGTCCTATCTTTCACATCTTAGCCTTTTTCTTCCCCCTGAGACTAGAAAATTCTATATATTGGTGGACAACCGGCCATGGAAAAACTTGGACTCCCGGGCTGCACACCTGTGGCAATTGATGGTTACCAAG TCCAGGTTGTCCCCATTTGCAAACACTAAAGTGCGACGGAAGAGAAAGGATTTTGCAAAGAGGCTTGATTTGAATAGTGGTCCCAATTCCAATGCGAGTAAAGTGAAGAAATTTGAGAGATGGTTCCAATTGATTGAGAAAGCTACATCATCCCGGAAGAATGCTTTGCTGCCTGTGAAAAAACTGAAGAATTCTTTGCTCTCAAGCCACAACCTGTATCAGACCTTGTATGGATTTATTGTTTTTGAGGTTGCATGGGCTGATGTCCGTGGTATTAACTATCTGAATGAGCTTCAG ACAGATACATCAATGGCATTAGAGGCTAAATTTATGAAGCGATGGGAATTTGATAGTATAAAACAAGCTGCAGCATCAGTTTCTGCATGGTTCTCTGGGACACAATCTGAACAGATACTCTTGCAAGAATATTTCAGTTCTATCATAG gaGAGGTGTTCTATGATGCTCAAGATTCTGACTTTAATGACAGTGGTGAGGACATTTGTACTGATGGTGGGCTTGCTGAAGATGAATGCTCCAGTGACCTTGGTGGCAATTTTAGTGTATACCCTGCAAATGCTGATTACAGAATGAACACATATCACACGCCTCCACCCCCTACTGGGCCGtacaagagaagaaaactaacaAAATGCAATAGTACTGGAGGTGAAGTTGGTGCATTTTCTGAGAAAACTCACTGTGAAATTGGTAGTTCCCCCAACCACACAGGGACTTCAATATCTGCCAGTAGTAGTGATAGTGAAAATGCAGTTGAAGCTACCCAATACAGAGATGTCTTGATCTTGTTCAAGTTTGATGACCCTTACCTTCCATTTAAATTGAGACCCATCATTATGTTTGATCTGCGGTTACTTACTTTATTGGAGTCTGGGCTTCCTTCTTGGGTTATTTTTCTTCAGTCTTATCCAGTATTTTGCCATCTCTATCGTTCATGGATGTGTCCTCTAGCAAGAGCTCTTTATGTGCTGGTTTCAGTTATCACAGTGCTTATAGGGTTTTATGACCTGTACAAAAATGTCCCACTTCTGAAGGCTACTGTTTCAAGTTTGTGTGGGCCCCTCGTTGACTGGATTGATTCTTGGGAGATGATTTCAAGGATTAAGTACTTGGGGACCATGCTATTTCTGCATCATTTTGAGGAAGCTGTTAAGTGGTTTTTAATGATAAGTCGGGCTATTAGATCATTTCTTTCAGTTCTGACACGGCCAATGGCTGGGCCACTAGTTGAGATTTTGGATTTCCTTCTTCCCATTTGGAATATATGTCTCCAAGTAGTATCAAGCTTTTGTTCGGTTTTCTGGGTTGCAATGATGTCTTCTTGCAGCTTAGTTGGGGAGCTACTGGAGATCTTATTCTTCCCACTACAGTTAATCCTTTCTTTCACCTGGGGCATTG GCTTCTCCATTCTGTACCCAATAATTTGGGCCATCTGGGAAATACTTTATATACCTATCCGCCTGGTTCTTTTGATTGgaagttttatattttctgtCTACTCCTGCACATATGCTTTTATGGGAGATATTTGGCTGTTTGTGAGTAGTATATTCCAGTTTGCGTCTGCTTCTGAGGCAACAGTGAGCGCATATGAAGTTTCCATGTGGCGTTCACTGTGGAATGATCTTTTCTCCCAG GTTTTTCGTGCTATTCGAAGCATAGTAAATGGCCTTGTTGCATTCTTTGCAACCTGCAACAGGCACCGCTTAAG CATCTATAACCATATCTTGGAACTTTTCCGGCAATTATCTTGTCTATCCCACAGATCACGGTCCCGGGGCTCCAGTCATTATGGACAGAAATATGGGGCTCACCATTCG TTGGATGCGAGGAACAGCCATGCCAA AAACTCccagaaaacaaaagagaaagcaCGTTCAAGATGA